Genomic segment of Macellibacteroides fermentans:
ATGAGTTTCAAGAATAAATATGTACTAGCGATTGATCAGGGAACTACTAGTTCGCGTGCCATAATCTTCAATCATCAGGGAGAGATTGTAGTAACCTCTCAAAAAGACTTTCAGCAATACTTTCCTCAACTCGGATGGGTTGAGCATGATCCGAATGAAATATGGTACTCTCAAAGCTCGGTTATTATGGAGGCTATGGCAAAAGCAGATCTGACAGATAAAAATATCGCCTGTATCGGAATTACTAACCAGCGTGAAACGACCATTGTGTGGGATAAAGAAACGGGGTTTCCTGTTTACAACGCGATTGTTTGGCAAGACAGACGGACCGCCGACTATTGTGAAGAGCTTAAAGCAAATGGGTATGCCGAGATGATTCATAATAAAACCGGATTGGTAATAGACGCCTATTTTTCGGCTACTAAAATAAAATGGATATTAGATAATGTAAAAGGAATCAGAGAAAGGGCGGATAGAGGCGAGCTTTGCTTTGGAACAGTAGATTCCTGGTTGGTTTGGAAATTATCCAGAGGAGAAAAACACATTACAGATGTAAGTAATGCATCCCGCACCATGTTATTCAATATTCATACACTTGAATGGGACAAGGAGTTATTGGAATTATTCACAATCCCAGAATCAATGCTACCTGAAGTTAAAACCAGCAGCGAAGTGTATTGTGAAACCAAAAGTCCGATCTTTTCATCCGGAATTCCTGTTGCTGGAATAGCCGGTGATCAGCAGTCGGCTTTGTTCGGCCAGCTTTGTCTGGAGGAGGGGATGACTAAAACAACCTATGGCACAGGCTGTTTTATGGTTATGAATACAGGAAAGAAGCCGGTTGTGTCCCATAATAACCTGTTAACTACCATAGCATGGAAGATTGGAGAAGAGGTGACTTACGCCTTGGAGGGCAGTGTGTTTGTAGGAGGCGCAGTGGTACAGTGGCTGCGTGATGGAATCAGACTTATACCCAACGCTGCTGTTACAGAGCAGATGGCCGAGTCTGTTCCCGACAATGGAGGGGTATATTTCGTGCCTGCGCTAACAGGTTTAGGCGCTCCTTATTGGGAT
This window contains:
- the glpK gene encoding glycerol kinase GlpK → MSFKNKYVLAIDQGTTSSRAIIFNHQGEIVVTSQKDFQQYFPQLGWVEHDPNEIWYSQSSVIMEAMAKADLTDKNIACIGITNQRETTIVWDKETGFPVYNAIVWQDRRTADYCEELKANGYAEMIHNKTGLVIDAYFSATKIKWILDNVKGIRERADRGELCFGTVDSWLVWKLSRGEKHITDVSNASRTMLFNIHTLEWDKELLELFTIPESMLPEVKTSSEVYCETKSPIFSSGIPVAGIAGDQQSALFGQLCLEEGMTKTTYGTGCFMVMNTGKKPVVSHNNLLTTIAWKIGEEVTYALEGSVFVGGAVVQWLRDGIRLIPNAAVTEQMAESVPDNGGVYFVPALTGLGAPYWDQYARGAIVGITRGTTAAHITRAALEGITYQVYDVLNSMENDIKSKLKEIRVDGGAVANCFLMQFQADICRCPVVRPKVLETTALGVAYLAGLAVGYWKDMSDLQEQWSVDRTFTSSMTEEESVALLHQWHKAVGRTLQWAE